In Ciconia boyciana chromosome 14, ASM3463844v1, whole genome shotgun sequence, the genomic stretch CGGTCCCCTCTGTGCTACCCTGCCAGAGAAAGCCAGTTTTCTCGAGCGTCCCTCTCAACATTTCCATCCCTCTGCTCTGGGCCCACCACCCTCCCAGACACAGCAAGCTGGGTGCGCTTTGCCACTCAGGCAAAGCCGTTTCGCCAAGCCAAGTCAGACTCGCTCCCGTCCCGGTGCTCCCCAGCACGGCCACGGGCCCCCAtttcccctccagcagcacagcggGGTGGCCGCAGTCTCTCCACAGCCCCCGTGCACTCAGATCCCCTTGCACCAGCTCTCTTCACCCCCAGCCCGCTCCCGGGGAGCGCCATACCCAGCCCCGGCAGCACTCTGGGGCACCGCGGGAGCCCCAGCCACGCCAGCACAGCATCCCACTCTACACCAGCACAGCATCCCACTCTGCCCTggctcccaccccagcagccagaCCCAGGGGGGCTCAGGTCTGTTAGGCCCCAACCcgcacccccctccccatcgATTTGCTCCTACGCAGCCCTCCCGCCCCACGCCGGTTGCCGCGAGCAGTCCCGAACGCATCGGGGAACTTTATCCTTGATTTAGTTTCTTTAAGAGCCCTTTGTAGCAGATTTCACATCAAAGGCTGCTTCGGACGCCCTGCCGGGCGAGCTCTCCGGCAGCgttccccctgctccccgcgGGCTGCAGGCACGACCCCCCGCAAACAGTGGGGACCCGGGActgaaggagggggaaagggtCCAattcccccagctccccccatgCACCTCCACCTCCGCAATCCCAGCGTGAGCAACCCGTGTCTCCGAAGCAGGCGGCCCAGAGGATGCTCCGctctccacctccttccccagcgCTGCCCTCCCGCACTGgggctgtctgtctgtctgtccctcgCCCCCGGGATGAAATGGCTGCTCTCGGTGGGGCCAGGCCCcacggagcagcagcagccaccggACGGCCGACCGAGCTGGCTCCCCGACGCTCCCTTGCTCTTGGGTCACcgggttttttttccaacatgGTTTTTAATCGAATCACCGCGCATCTGTAACCCAGCGCGGGGAGAGCTGACTCGCCGCACGCCCGTCACGGCACACCACGGGCTGGACCTCCTCAGCGCCGGCAGGTTTCTGCGCGGGAGCAAAGGGCAGCCGGGGATGGAGCTGACGCAGGGCTCTGGAAGGAGCCTCGGAACACAGAACCTCCCGCACCGTACTCTGCCGCCGTCCCCGATGCTGCTCCGGGATCGGCGAGCACCGTAACCGGGCTGCGGAATCAAAGGTTTCTAACGTTTCCCGAGAGCCAAGCCCCACTCCGGCCTCTcgcagggcaggctgcagggagccgCGCTGCCGACGCAGGCAGCGTTCGGCAACGAAAACGGCGTCAGGGCCTGAAGGTGTTTGATTTCTGCTGCCTGCCgaggcgggggggcgggggggcagaaGCTGCCTGCAGAGGGAACTGGGGGGGGGATAAAGGACAAAAGGAGACAataataacaaacaaacaaaaaggaaatgagagaacCACTCCCACGAGCAGCGGATCGCTGCTGCTGAGGGTCCGTCAGGAGCATGTCACCACGCAGCACTTCGCCCGAAGCACCGGGACGTGGGGACGGGAAGCCGGTGAcccaccagcagctctgctggggcgGGGGCCGCAGCCGGGAAGAGCGGCAGAGCTCCGGCAAGCGTCGCGGGAGCGGAGAGATGGTGGCGGGAGCCGGGAGGGCTGGCAGGCGGCAGGGCTGGCCCACCGGGAGCCACTTGACTGCCTGCCAGCCTCCCTTTGTTCTTCCACCGGTGGAGGAaacggggcggccgggggggacCGAGCcgcttcctctccctcctggcGAGGGAACGGGAAGGACGAGGGAGatggaagagcagcagatgGGCTGGACGCCCGCCGAGCCCTCccggcaggcagggctgcccgggCCCCGCTCCGCAGAGAGGGGCACCCTCGGCCCCTCACCGTGGGCGAGGGGAGCGCTGGGGCGGGAAGGGGAATTGGTTATTAGCAGAAACAGCCACAAACGGCTCAAGCCGTTTTTACCCTGGAGCACAGCGGCCAACCCGATGAGCCGGAGCTGTTCGAAGGGCAGCtgaaaggggagaggagaccCCCGGGGTGATCCCCCAAAGCATTTTTTGGGGTT encodes the following:
- the LOC140659445 gene encoding uncharacterized protein, coding for MFLGLGSVGQRSRGGDPGVGGSRSAPCPPAAFCQLGGGGRNQPWNPKKCFGGSPRGSPLPFQLPFEQLRLIGLAAVLQGKNGLSRLWLFLLITNSPSRPSAPLAHGEGPRVPLSAERGPGSPACREGSAGVQPICCSSISLVLPVPSPGGRGSGSVPPGRPVSSTGGRTKGGWQAVKWLPVGQPCRLPALPAPATISPLPRRLPELCRSSRLRPPPQQSCCSLCRQLLPPRPPASAGSRNQTPSGPDAVFVAERCLRRQRGSLQPALREAGVGLGSRETLETFDSAARLRCSPIPEQHRGRRQSTVREVLCSEAPSRALRQLHPRLPFAPAQKPAGAEEVQPVVCRDGRAASQLSPRWVTDAR